The following coding sequences are from one Collimonas arenae window:
- the lpdA gene encoding dihydrolipoyl dehydrogenase — MSKQFDVVVIGGGPGGYIAAIRAAQLGFNTACIDEWKNAKNGPAPGGTCTNVGCIPSKALLQSSEHYEHAGHAFAEHGIEVKGLGLNLGQMLARKDNVVKQNNEGILYLFKKNKVTFFHGRGSFVEGDANGYEIKVAGATEETISAKHIIVATGSNARELPGAPFDEKLILSNAGALAIDAVPAKLGVIGAGVIGLEMGSVWRRLGSEVSVLEALPTFLGAVDEQIAKEASKLFTKQGLKVSLGVKIGAITAGKSDVTVEYVDAAGAAQKAVFDKLIVSIGRIPNTIGLNAEGVGLQLDERGFIAVDGDCKTNLPNVWAVGDVVRGPMLAHKAEEEGVAVAERIAGQHGHVNFNTIPWVIYTSPEIAWVGKTEQQLKADGVAYKAGTFPFLANGRARALGDTSGMVKFLADAKTDEILGVHIVGPMASELISEAVVAMEFRASAEDIARICHAHPSLSEATKEAALAVDKRSLNF; from the coding sequence ATGAGCAAACAATTTGATGTCGTGGTGATCGGTGGCGGTCCCGGCGGCTATATCGCAGCAATTCGCGCCGCACAATTGGGTTTCAATACAGCATGTATTGATGAGTGGAAAAATGCCAAGAACGGTCCGGCGCCTGGCGGTACGTGCACCAATGTTGGTTGCATCCCTTCCAAGGCGTTGTTGCAGTCGTCCGAACACTACGAGCACGCTGGCCATGCATTCGCCGAGCACGGTATCGAGGTCAAGGGCTTGGGCCTGAATCTGGGACAGATGCTGGCGCGCAAAGACAATGTCGTCAAGCAGAACAACGAAGGCATCCTGTACTTGTTCAAGAAGAACAAGGTCACTTTTTTCCATGGTCGCGGTTCGTTCGTCGAGGGCGATGCCAACGGCTATGAAATCAAGGTTGCCGGTGCGACAGAAGAAACCATCAGCGCCAAGCACATCATCGTGGCGACGGGTTCCAATGCGCGTGAATTGCCGGGTGCGCCGTTTGACGAAAAACTGATTCTGTCGAATGCCGGCGCACTGGCAATTGACGCGGTTCCAGCTAAACTGGGAGTGATCGGTGCCGGTGTCATCGGTCTCGAAATGGGTAGCGTCTGGCGCCGTTTGGGATCTGAGGTCAGCGTACTGGAAGCATTGCCGACTTTCCTCGGCGCAGTCGACGAACAGATCGCCAAGGAAGCCAGCAAACTGTTCACCAAGCAAGGTTTGAAGGTGAGCCTGGGCGTCAAGATCGGTGCGATTACTGCTGGCAAGAGTGATGTCACCGTCGAGTATGTCGACGCCGCTGGCGCCGCACAAAAAGCTGTGTTCGACAAGCTGATCGTGTCGATCGGCCGTATCCCGAACACCATCGGCCTGAACGCCGAAGGTGTTGGCCTGCAACTGGACGAGCGCGGTTTCATCGCGGTCGACGGCGATTGCAAGACCAACCTGCCGAACGTCTGGGCGGTTGGCGATGTGGTGCGTGGCCCGATGCTGGCGCACAAGGCTGAGGAAGAGGGCGTTGCCGTTGCTGAGCGTATTGCCGGACAGCATGGCCATGTCAACTTCAACACGATTCCGTGGGTGATCTATACCTCGCCTGAAATCGCGTGGGTTGGCAAGACAGAACAACAACTGAAGGCGGATGGAGTAGCATACAAGGCTGGCACTTTCCCGTTCCTGGCGAACGGTCGAGCGCGTGCCTTGGGTGACACCTCGGGTATGGTCAAATTCCTGGCAGATGCCAAGACCGACGAAATCCTGGGTGTTCACATTGTTGGACCAATGGCATCAGAACTGATTTCAGAAGCCGTGGTGGCGATGGAATTCCGTGCATCTGCGGAAGATATCGCCCGTATCTGCCATGCGCACCCGTCCTTGTCGGAAGCGACCAAGGAAGCGGCGCTGGCAGTGGACAAACGGTCCCTGAATTTCTAA
- a CDS encoding succinate dehydrogenase iron-sulfur subunit, which translates to MSSRTLKFKIYRYDPDKDTKPYMQDLTVELLPTDKMLLDALQRIKADVDDSLALRRSCREGVCGSDAMNINGKNGLACTTNLNELTEPIVLKPLPGLPVIRDLIVDMTQFFKQYDSIKPFLINDNIPPEKERLQSPEQREELDGLYECILCACCSTSCPSFWWNPDKFVGPAGLLQAYRFIADSRDEATGARLDNLEDPYRLFRCRSIMNCVDVCPKGLNPNAAIGKIKELMVRRAV; encoded by the coding sequence ATGTCATCACGTACTTTGAAATTCAAAATTTACCGCTACGATCCTGATAAGGATACCAAGCCATACATGCAGGATCTGACGGTCGAGCTGCTGCCAACCGACAAGATGTTGTTGGATGCATTGCAGCGCATTAAGGCCGACGTCGACGATTCGTTGGCGCTGCGCCGCTCCTGCCGTGAAGGTGTATGCGGCTCGGATGCGATGAACATCAACGGCAAGAATGGTCTGGCGTGCACCACCAACCTGAACGAACTGACCGAACCTATCGTATTGAAGCCATTGCCAGGCCTGCCGGTGATCCGCGACCTGATCGTCGACATGACGCAATTCTTCAAGCAATACGATTCGATCAAGCCATTCCTGATCAACGATAACATCCCACCGGAAAAAGAGCGTCTGCAATCGCCTGAACAACGCGAAGAACTGGATGGTCTGTACGAGTGCATCCTGTGCGCTTGCTGCTCGACTTCCTGCCCATCGTTCTGGTGGAATCCCGACAAGTTCGTCGGTCCGGCCGGTCTGCTGCAAGCCTACCGCTTCATCGCCGACAGCCGCGACGAGGCAACCGGCGCGCGCCTGGACAACCTGGAAGATCCGTATCGCCTGTTCCGTTGCCGTTCGATCATGAACTGCGTCGATGTCTGCCCTAAGGGTTTGAACCCGAATGCAGCGATCGGAAAAATCAAGGAATTGATGGTCCGCCGGGCAGTATAA
- the odhB gene encoding 2-oxoglutarate dehydrogenase complex dihydrolipoyllysine-residue succinyltransferase, translating into MALLEVKVPQLSESVAEATLLTWHKKIGDAVKRDENLIDIETDKVVLELPAPADGVIVQLIKTDGSTVVADEVIAVIDTDASAKVSPMEVAAVPVPQAGHAPTPVAAPELQSQSAAGIAMPAAAKLLAENNLSASQVVGSGKDGRVTKGDALGAIANKAAPTPAPLAPVAAKPALQQVAAPTKANLDDRPEERVPMSRLRARIAERLVQSQSTNAILTTFNEVNMQPVMDLRTKYKDKFEKEHGVKLGFMSFFVKAAVAALKKYPIVNASVDGNDIVYHGYFDIGIAVGSPRGLVVPVLRDADQMSIADIEKKIGEFGAKAKDGKLTLDDLTGGTFSISNGGTFGSMLSTPIINPPQSAILGVHATKDRAVVENGQIVVRPMNYLAMSYDHRIIDGREAVLALVAMKEALEDPARLLLDL; encoded by the coding sequence ATGGCACTTCTTGAAGTAAAAGTTCCGCAATTGTCGGAATCCGTCGCCGAAGCGACTTTGTTGACATGGCATAAAAAAATCGGCGATGCAGTCAAGCGCGACGAAAACCTGATTGACATCGAAACAGATAAAGTAGTACTGGAATTGCCGGCGCCAGCCGACGGCGTCATCGTTCAACTGATCAAGACCGACGGTAGCACCGTGGTAGCTGATGAAGTCATCGCCGTCATCGATACCGATGCTTCGGCCAAGGTCAGCCCGATGGAAGTCGCAGCTGTGCCTGTGCCGCAAGCCGGTCACGCACCGACACCGGTGGCAGCGCCTGAGTTGCAATCGCAATCGGCAGCAGGCATCGCTATGCCAGCTGCAGCGAAACTGCTGGCCGAAAACAATCTGTCCGCTTCGCAAGTTGTCGGCAGTGGCAAAGATGGCCGCGTTACCAAGGGCGACGCCCTTGGCGCGATTGCCAACAAGGCCGCCCCGACACCAGCGCCTTTGGCGCCGGTAGCCGCCAAACCAGCGTTGCAGCAAGTCGCAGCGCCAACCAAAGCCAATCTGGATGACCGTCCGGAAGAGCGCGTGCCGATGAGCCGCCTGCGCGCCCGTATCGCCGAGCGTCTGGTGCAATCGCAATCGACCAATGCCATCCTGACGACATTCAATGAAGTCAACATGCAGCCGGTCATGGATCTGCGTACCAAGTACAAGGACAAGTTCGAGAAAGAACACGGCGTCAAGCTGGGTTTCATGTCGTTCTTCGTCAAGGCCGCAGTTGCAGCACTGAAGAAATACCCGATCGTCAATGCATCGGTTGACGGCAACGACATCGTGTACCACGGCTACTTCGATATCGGTATCGCTGTCGGTTCACCACGTGGTCTGGTCGTACCGGTACTGCGCGATGCTGACCAGATGTCGATCGCCGACATCGAAAAGAAAATCGGCGAATTCGGCGCCAAGGCAAAAGATGGCAAGCTGACCCTGGACGACTTGACCGGCGGCACATTCTCGATCTCCAACGGCGGTACTTTCGGTTCGATGCTGTCGACGCCGATCATCAACCCACCGCAATCTGCCATCCTGGGCGTGCATGCGACCAAGGATCGTGCGGTGGTCGAGAACGGCCAGATCGTGGTGCGTCCGATGAACTATCTGGCCATGTCTTACGATCACCGTATCATCGACGGCCGTGAAGCAGTGTTGGCGTTGGTTGCAATGAAAGAAGCGCTGGAAGACCCGGCCCGCCTGTTGCTGGATCTGTAA
- the gltA gene encoding citrate synthase, translating into MTTADTKATLSFSDGSPSVEFPIYKGTVGPEVIDIRKLYGATGKFTYDPGFMSTAACNSSITYIDGDKGELQYRGYPIEQLAVNCDFLETCYLLLNGELPTAAEKEKFDATVTQHTMVHEQMQFFFRGFRRDAHPMAVLVGTVGALSSFYHDSLDITDPHHREVSAIRLIAKLPTLVAMAYKYNVGQPFVYPRNELSYSANFMHMMFSTPCEEYKVNDVLVRALDRILTLHADHEQNASTSTVRLAGSSGANPFACIAAGIACLWGPAHGGANEAALNMLKEIGTVDNIPAFIAQVKDKNSGVKLMGFGHRVYKNFDPRAKLMRETCYEVLNELGLHDDPLFKLAMALEKVALEDEYFVSRKLYPNVDFYSGIVQSALGIPTSLFTGIFAMARTVGWIAQWNEMISDPEQKIGRPRQLFVGSPTRDVPAIDKRG; encoded by the coding sequence ATGACCACCGCTGATACAAAAGCCACGCTATCGTTTTCCGATGGCAGCCCATCCGTAGAATTTCCTATTTACAAGGGCACCGTCGGCCCCGAAGTCATTGATATCCGCAAGCTGTACGGCGCTACCGGCAAATTCACTTACGACCCAGGTTTCATGTCGACAGCGGCGTGTAATTCGTCGATCACCTACATTGACGGCGACAAGGGCGAACTGCAGTATCGCGGTTACCCAATCGAACAACTGGCGGTCAATTGCGACTTCCTGGAAACCTGCTACCTGTTGCTGAACGGCGAATTGCCGACTGCGGCCGAGAAGGAAAAATTCGACGCCACCGTGACCCAGCACACCATGGTTCACGAGCAGATGCAATTCTTCTTCCGCGGTTTCCGCCGCGACGCGCATCCAATGGCCGTGCTGGTCGGCACCGTTGGCGCCTTGTCGTCGTTCTACCATGACTCGCTGGATATCACCGATCCGCACCATCGCGAAGTATCGGCCATCCGCCTGATCGCCAAGCTGCCGACGCTGGTCGCCATGGCATACAAGTACAACGTCGGACAGCCTTTCGTTTACCCGCGCAACGAACTGTCGTACAGCGCCAATTTCATGCACATGATGTTCTCGACTCCGTGCGAAGAGTACAAGGTCAACGACGTGCTGGTGCGTGCACTGGACCGTATCCTGACCCTGCATGCCGACCACGAGCAGAATGCTTCGACCTCGACCGTGCGCCTGGCTGGTTCGAGCGGCGCCAATCCGTTCGCCTGTATCGCCGCCGGCATCGCTTGCCTGTGGGGTCCTGCACACGGTGGCGCCAACGAAGCAGCCCTCAACATGCTGAAGGAAATCGGCACGGTCGACAATATCCCGGCATTCATCGCCCAGGTAAAAGACAAAAACTCCGGCGTCAAGCTGATGGGCTTCGGTCACCGCGTCTATAAGAATTTCGATCCGCGCGCCAAGTTGATGCGCGAAACCTGCTACGAAGTGCTGAATGAGCTGGGTCTGCATGACGACCCATTGTTCAAGCTGGCGATGGCGCTGGAAAAAGTAGCCCTGGAAGACGAATACTTCGTTTCCCGCAAACTCTATCCGAACGTCGACTTCTACTCCGGCATCGTGCAATCGGCGTTGGGCATCCCGACTTCGTTGTTCACAGGTATCTTCGCCATGGCGCGTACCGTCGGCTGGATTGCGCAATGGAACGAGATGATTTCCGATCCTGAGCAAAAGATCGGTCGTCCGCGTCAGTTGTTCGTCGGTTCGCCGACCCGCGATGTGCCTGCAATTGACAAGCGCGGCTGA
- the sdhD gene encoding succinate dehydrogenase, hydrophobic membrane anchor protein has translation MADNNNIGAKRLVVGAHYGLRDWLAQRLTAVVMAIYTVILLVCFLTASNFSYDGWAGLFSHQWFKLVTFATLMSLFFHAWVGVRDIWMDYVKPVGIRLVLQVATILWLVGCAGWAAQILWRV, from the coding sequence ATGGCAGATAACAACAATATCGGAGCCAAGCGCCTGGTCGTTGGCGCACATTACGGCTTGAGAGACTGGCTGGCGCAACGCCTGACAGCCGTCGTCATGGCAATCTACACCGTCATCCTGCTGGTGTGCTTCCTGACCGCCAGCAACTTCAGCTATGACGGCTGGGCAGGACTGTTTTCACATCAGTGGTTCAAGCTGGTCACATTCGCGACCCTGATGTCGCTGTTTTTTCATGCATGGGTTGGCGTGCGTGATATCTGGATGGATTACGTCAAGCCGGTCGGTATTCGCCTGGTCTTGCAAGTTGCCACAATCCTGTGGTTGGTCGGTTGTGCCGGATGGGCGGCGCAGATTTTGTGGAGAGTGTAA
- a CDS encoding succinate dehydrogenase assembly factor 2 has protein sequence MSITHQADPANRARLRWRARRGLLENDLILTRFLDAHEASMTDDDVDAFTRLMELSDNELMDLLLVRKEPDGLLDLPQVHVLLARIRTA, from the coding sequence ATGTCTATCACTCATCAAGCCGATCCTGCAAACCGAGCCCGACTGCGCTGGCGTGCGAGACGCGGTCTGCTTGAAAACGATTTGATATTGACCCGGTTCCTGGATGCGCATGAGGCCAGTATGACGGATGACGATGTCGACGCTTTTACGCGCCTGATGGAGCTATCCGACAATGAACTAATGGATTTGCTGTTGGTCCGTAAAGAGCCCGACGGCTTGCTGGATTTGCCGCAAGTGCATGTCCTGTTAGCCAGAATACGCACTGCTTAA
- the sdhA gene encoding succinate dehydrogenase flavoprotein subunit gives MAAIKSTIPTRRFDAVIVGAGGSGMRASLQLAEAGLNVAVLSKVFPTRSHTVAAQGGIGASLGNMSEDSWYWHMFDTVKGSDYLGDQDAIEFMCREAPKAVYELEHFGMPFDRNADGTIYQRPFGGHSANFGEKPVARACAAADRTGHALLHTLYQRNVRAKTHFFVEWMAIDLVRDAEGDVIGVVALEMETGDVMILEAKTTVMATGGAGRIWAASTNAFINTGDGMGMAARAGLPLEDMEFWQFHPTGVAGAGVLITEGVRGEGGILINANGERFMERYAPTLKDLAPRDFVSRSMDQEIKEGRGCGPHKDHVMLDLRHIGAETIMKRLPSILEIGHKFANVDALKEPIPVVPTIHYQMGGIPTNVYGQVVVPKNGIPNAVVNGLYAIGECACVSVHGANRLGTNSLLDLVVFGRAAGNHIVDSKLKERSNKALPADAADVALARLAKLENSTGSERVQDVAGDIRKTMQHYCGVFRTDELLQQGYKEIMVLDERRKHVAFKDKSKVFNTARVEALELDNLIETAKATITSAAARKESRGAHAHRDYEKRDDENWMKHTLWYSEGNRLDYKPVVTKPLTVDTFKPKPRTF, from the coding sequence GTGGCTGCTATCAAATCCACAATTCCTACACGCCGCTTTGATGCGGTAATCGTTGGTGCCGGTGGTTCCGGTATGCGTGCTTCGCTGCAGTTGGCTGAAGCTGGTTTGAACGTTGCCGTGTTGTCGAAGGTGTTTCCTACCCGTTCGCACACGGTTGCTGCGCAGGGCGGTATTGGCGCTTCACTGGGTAACATGTCGGAAGACAGCTGGTACTGGCACATGTTCGACACCGTCAAGGGCTCGGATTATCTGGGTGACCAGGATGCGATCGAATTCATGTGTCGCGAAGCGCCTAAGGCTGTGTATGAGCTGGAACATTTTGGCATGCCGTTCGACCGTAACGCCGACGGCACCATTTACCAACGTCCGTTCGGCGGCCACTCGGCCAATTTCGGCGAAAAACCTGTTGCCCGCGCCTGCGCAGCAGCCGACCGTACCGGTCACGCGCTGTTGCATACGCTGTATCAGCGCAATGTCCGCGCCAAGACCCACTTTTTCGTGGAGTGGATGGCGATCGATCTGGTGCGCGATGCTGAAGGTGATGTGATCGGCGTGGTCGCGCTGGAAATGGAAACTGGCGACGTCATGATCCTGGAAGCGAAGACAACAGTCATGGCGACCGGCGGTGCAGGGCGTATCTGGGCGGCTTCGACCAATGCCTTCATCAATACTGGCGACGGCATGGGTATGGCAGCACGCGCAGGCTTGCCGCTGGAAGACATGGAATTCTGGCAGTTCCACCCGACCGGCGTAGCTGGCGCGGGCGTGCTGATTACAGAAGGCGTGCGCGGCGAAGGCGGTATCCTGATCAACGCCAACGGCGAACGTTTCATGGAGCGCTATGCACCAACCCTGAAGGATCTGGCGCCACGCGACTTCGTCTCGCGCTCGATGGACCAGGAAATCAAGGAAGGCCGCGGCTGCGGTCCGCACAAGGATCACGTGATGCTGGATCTGCGCCACATCGGTGCCGAAACCATCATGAAGCGCTTGCCATCGATCCTGGAAATCGGCCACAAGTTCGCCAACGTCGATGCGTTGAAAGAGCCGATCCCGGTCGTGCCAACCATCCACTATCAAATGGGCGGCATTCCTACCAACGTCTACGGCCAGGTTGTGGTGCCGAAGAACGGTATTCCGAATGCCGTCGTCAACGGCCTGTACGCCATCGGCGAATGCGCCTGCGTATCGGTGCATGGCGCCAACCGCCTCGGTACCAATTCGTTGCTGGATCTGGTGGTGTTCGGTCGTGCTGCAGGCAATCACATTGTCGACAGCAAGCTCAAGGAGCGCAGCAACAAGGCTTTGCCGGCGGATGCTGCCGACGTCGCCCTGGCGCGCCTGGCCAAGCTGGAAAACAGCACAGGCTCCGAGCGTGTGCAAGACGTCGCCGGCGATATCCGCAAGACCATGCAGCACTACTGCGGCGTGTTCCGTACCGACGAGTTGCTGCAGCAAGGCTACAAGGAAATCATGGTCTTGGACGAGCGTCGCAAGCATGTCGCGTTCAAGGACAAGTCCAAGGTGTTCAACACAGCACGTGTTGAGGCACTGGAGCTGGATAACCTGATCGAAACTGCCAAGGCCACCATTACCTCGGCTGCGGCTCGTAAAGAATCGCGCGGCGCCCATGCGCATCGCGATTATGAAAAGCGTGATGACGAAAACTGGATGAAGCACACCTTGTGGTACTCCGAAGGTAATCGTCTCGACTACAAGCCAGTGGTTACCAAGCCGCTGACAGTTGATACGTTCAAGCCAAAGCCACGTACATTCTAA
- a CDS encoding 2-oxoglutarate dehydrogenase E1 component, giving the protein MMQQYRSNSYLFGGNAPYIEELYESYLDNPGSVADNWRAYFDAMQHVPAVDGSDKPDVGHASVIASFAERAKQGPIRTISASADAEMGFKRVAVTQLIAAYRYLGSRWANLDPLQRQERSALPELEPSFYGFTDADMDIVFNISNTYFGSETATLRDLLNSLRETYCRSIGTEYMYISDPTEKRWMQERLESTRSAPVFTAEKKKHILDRLTAAEGLERYLHTRYVGQKRFSLEGGESFIVSLDETIQRAGEKGVQEIVIGMAHRGRLNVLVNTLGKMPQELFAEFEGKHADDLPAGDVKYHQGFSSDITSPGGPVHLSLAFNPSHLEIVNPVVEGSVKARMERRGDTDGSQVLPILVHGDAAFAGQGVVMETLNLAQTRGYGTGGTVHIVINNQIGFTTSDPRDSRSTLYCSDVVKMIEAPVLHVNGDDPEAVVYATQIALDYRMEFKKDIVVDIICFRKLGHNEQDTPALTQPLMYKKIGQHPGTRKLYADKLTAQGTIAADEGDAMVKAFRDAMDAGKHTVDPVISNFKSKYAVDWLPFLNRKWTDAADTAVPATELKRLATRITTVPENFKVHALVEKVLNDRAAMGRGELNLDWGMGEHLAYASLVSSGYAVRLTGQDAGRGTFVHRHAVLHDQNRERWDAGSYIPLQNISEQQAPFKVIDSVLSEEAVLGFEYGYSTAEPNTLTIWEAQFGDFANGAQVVIDQFISSGEVKWGRASGLVMMLPHGYEGQGPEHSSARLERYLQLCADNNMQVVQPTTAAQIFHLLRRQMIRLFRKPLVIMTPKSLLRNKDAGSPLSDFSKGGFQTVIGEVDEKIDAKKVKRVIACSGKVYYDLVNARKERGQTDVAIIRLEQLYPFPHKAFAAELKQFPNFNELVWAQDEPQNQGAWLQIQHNIFENLEDGQKLAYAGRPASASPAVGYYDKHYAQQKALLDTAFSKLKGFVLTK; this is encoded by the coding sequence ATGATGCAACAATACCGCTCTAATTCTTATCTCTTCGGAGGTAATGCACCGTACATTGAAGAGCTGTACGAGTCATACCTCGACAATCCCGGTTCAGTTGCCGACAACTGGCGTGCATATTTCGACGCCATGCAGCATGTGCCTGCCGTCGATGGCAGCGACAAGCCTGACGTCGGTCACGCATCCGTTATCGCCTCGTTCGCCGAGCGCGCCAAGCAAGGCCCAATCCGTACCATCTCCGCTTCAGCCGATGCTGAAATGGGCTTCAAGCGCGTTGCTGTAACGCAACTTATTGCCGCTTACCGCTACCTCGGTTCACGCTGGGCCAACCTGGACCCGCTGCAACGTCAGGAACGCTCCGCGTTACCGGAGCTGGAGCCAAGTTTCTATGGTTTCACCGATGCTGACATGGACATCGTGTTCAATATCAGCAACACTTATTTCGGTTCTGAAACGGCAACCCTGCGCGATCTGCTGAATTCGCTGCGCGAGACTTATTGCCGTTCGATCGGTACTGAGTACATGTACATCAGTGACCCGACCGAAAAGCGCTGGATGCAAGAACGTCTGGAGTCGACCCGTTCGGCGCCGGTATTCACAGCAGAAAAGAAAAAACACATTCTCGACCGCCTGACCGCGGCTGAAGGCCTGGAACGCTACCTGCATACACGTTATGTCGGTCAGAAGCGCTTCTCACTGGAAGGCGGTGAAAGCTTCATCGTCTCCCTGGATGAAACGATCCAGCGCGCTGGTGAAAAGGGCGTCCAGGAAATCGTGATCGGCATGGCCCACCGCGGCCGTCTGAACGTACTGGTCAACACCCTGGGCAAGATGCCGCAAGAGTTGTTTGCGGAATTCGAAGGCAAACACGCCGACGACCTGCCAGCCGGCGACGTCAAGTATCACCAAGGTTTCTCGTCTGACATCACCAGCCCTGGCGGCCCGGTGCACCTGTCGCTGGCGTTTAACCCATCTCATCTGGAAATCGTCAACCCTGTGGTTGAAGGTTCGGTCAAGGCCCGTATGGAGCGCCGCGGCGATACCGACGGTTCGCAAGTGCTGCCGATCCTGGTGCACGGCGATGCCGCTTTCGCCGGCCAGGGCGTCGTCATGGAAACCCTGAACCTGGCGCAAACGCGCGGTTACGGCACAGGCGGCACAGTGCATATCGTGATCAACAACCAGATCGGTTTCACCACTTCTGATCCACGCGATTCACGCTCCACACTGTATTGCTCGGACGTCGTCAAGATGATCGAAGCACCGGTGCTGCACGTCAATGGCGATGATCCGGAAGCGGTTGTGTACGCTACTCAGATCGCGCTCGACTATCGCATGGAATTCAAGAAGGATATCGTGGTTGATATCATCTGCTTCCGTAAGCTGGGCCACAACGAGCAAGATACGCCAGCACTGACACAGCCGCTGATGTACAAGAAGATCGGCCAGCATCCAGGCACCCGCAAGCTGTACGCGGACAAACTGACTGCGCAAGGCACCATCGCCGCGGATGAAGGCGATGCAATGGTCAAGGCTTTCCGCGACGCAATGGACGCCGGCAAACATACCGTCGATCCAGTCATCTCCAATTTCAAGAGCAAGTACGCAGTCGACTGGTTGCCGTTCCTGAACCGCAAGTGGACTGACGCCGCCGATACGGCAGTGCCGGCGACTGAACTGAAGCGCTTGGCCACCCGTATTACGACCGTGCCGGAAAACTTCAAGGTTCACGCACTGGTTGAGAAAGTATTGAACGATCGCGCAGCGATGGGCCGTGGCGAACTCAACCTCGATTGGGGTATGGGTGAACATCTGGCTTACGCGTCGCTGGTATCGTCGGGTTATGCAGTTCGCCTGACCGGCCAGGATGCAGGCCGCGGCACTTTCGTCCATCGTCACGCAGTATTGCACGATCAAAACCGTGAGCGTTGGGATGCAGGCAGCTACATTCCGCTGCAAAACATCTCGGAACAGCAAGCGCCGTTCAAGGTGATTGACTCGGTCTTGTCGGAAGAAGCAGTGCTTGGTTTCGAGTACGGCTATTCGACAGCAGAGCCAAACACATTGACCATCTGGGAAGCGCAATTCGGCGACTTCGCCAACGGCGCGCAAGTCGTGATCGACCAGTTCATCAGCTCCGGCGAAGTGAAGTGGGGCCGTGCTTCCGGCCTGGTCATGATGCTGCCGCACGGTTACGAAGGTCAAGGTCCAGAGCACTCGTCAGCTCGTCTGGAACGTTATCTGCAACTGTGCGCAGACAACAACATGCAAGTTGTGCAGCCGACCACTGCAGCGCAGATTTTCCATCTGCTGCGCCGTCAGATGATTCGTTTGTTCCGCAAGCCACTGGTCATCATGACGCCAAAGTCGTTGTTGCGTAACAAGGATGCCGGTTCACCATTGAGCGATTTCAGCAAGGGTGGCTTCCAGACAGTCATCGGCGAAGTCGATGAGAAGATCGATGCCAAGAAGGTCAAGCGTGTTATCGCTTGCTCGGGCAAGGTTTACTATGATCTGGTCAATGCACGTAAAGAACGCGGTCAGACTGATGTCGCAATTATCCGTCTGGAACAGCTGTATCCATTCCCGCACAAGGCGTTTGCTGCCGAACTGAAGCAGTTCCCTAACTTCAACGAGTTGGTGTGGGCTCAGGACGAACCGCAAAACCAGGGCGCTTGGCTGCAGATTCAACACAACATTTTTGAAAATCTGGAAGATGGTCAAAAGCTGGCATATGCCGGCCGTCCAGCCAGCGCATCGCCTGCTGTCGGTTACTACGACAAGCACTATGCGCAGCAAAAAGCGTTGCTGGATACGGCGTTTTCCAAGCTCAAAGGCTTTGTTCTTACCAAATAA
- the sdhC gene encoding succinate dehydrogenase, cytochrome b556 subunit: MSEAAKPNRPQFRNIHITQLGSYRLPLAGLVSFLHRVSGLLMFLLLPFILFLLDKSLVSESSFDYFKGFTSNWFVKLVILALSWAYLHHFCAGIRHLIMDNHIGLDKVSARKSAAGVLVISVPLALIVALKLFGAF; encoded by the coding sequence ATGTCTGAAGCCGCGAAGCCCAATCGGCCACAGTTTCGTAATATTCACATTACCCAACTTGGCAGTTACCGCTTGCCGTTGGCCGGCCTAGTTTCTTTTTTGCACCGTGTTAGTGGCCTGCTGATGTTTTTGCTCTTGCCTTTCATCCTGTTCTTGCTGGACAAGAGCCTGGTATCTGAAAGTTCCTTTGACTACTTCAAGGGTTTTACCTCGAACTGGTTCGTCAAACTCGTCATCCTGGCCTTGTCGTGGGCCTATCTGCATCATTTCTGCGCCGGCATCCGCCACCTCATCATGGATAACCACATTGGGCTGGACAAGGTCAGCGCGCGCAAATCGGCTGCGGGTGTCCTGGTGATCAGCGTGCCACTGGCGCTGATCGTTGCATTGAAACTGTTCGGAGCATTCTAA